The following coding sequences are from one Zalophus californianus isolate mZalCal1 chromosome 15, mZalCal1.pri.v2, whole genome shotgun sequence window:
- the MORN4 gene encoding MORN repeat-containing protein 4 isoform X2 — protein MITSPALQAFLAVGSAAPKHPVSCCHVHFPHYPFLPYAVTMTLTKGSFTYSSGEEYRGEWKEGRRHGFGQLLFADGGIYLGHFENGLFNGFGVLTFSDGSRYEGEFAQGKFNGVGVFIRHDNMTFEGEFKNGRVDGFGLLTFPDGSHGIPRNEGLFENNKLLRREKCSAVVQRAQSASKSARNLTA, from the exons ATGATCACATCCCCCGCCTTGCAAGCTTTTCTGGCTGTGGGCTCTGCTGCTCCAAAGCATCCTGTTTCCTGCTGCCACGTTCATTTCCC TCATTATCCTTTTCTTCCGTACGCTGTCACCATGACCCTGACAAAAGGTTCCTTCACCTACTCCAGTGGGGAAGAATATCGAGGCGAGTGGAAGGAAG gcCGCAGACATGGTTTTGGTCAACTGTTGTTTGCAGATGGTGGCATCTACCTGGGTCATTTTGAGAATGGGCTCTTTAATGGCTTCGGAGTACTGACCTTCTCCGATGGCTCAAG GTATGAGGGGGAGTTCGCCCAGGGCAAGTTTAATGGCGTCGGAGTCTTCATTCGACATGACAACATGACATTTGAAGGGGAATTTAAAAATGGCCGAGTAGACGGTTTTG GCCTGCTGACATTCCCTGATGGTTCTCACGGAATACCCCGCAACGAAGGTCTGTTTGAGAACAACAAGCTGCTGCGGCGTGAGAAGTGCTCCGCGGTCGTGCAGCGGGCCCAGAGTGCCTCCAAGTCGGCCAGAAATCTCACTGCCTGA
- the MORN4 gene encoding MORN repeat-containing protein 4 isoform X1: MTLTKGSFTYSSGEEYRGEWKEGRRHGFGQLLFADGGIYLGHFENGLFNGFGVLTFSDGSRYEGEFAQGKFNGVGVFIRHDNMTFEGEFKNGRVDGFGLLTFPDGSHGIPRNEGLFENNKLLRREKCSAVVQRAQSASKSARNLTA; the protein is encoded by the exons ATGACCCTGACAAAAGGTTCCTTCACCTACTCCAGTGGGGAAGAATATCGAGGCGAGTGGAAGGAAG gcCGCAGACATGGTTTTGGTCAACTGTTGTTTGCAGATGGTGGCATCTACCTGGGTCATTTTGAGAATGGGCTCTTTAATGGCTTCGGAGTACTGACCTTCTCCGATGGCTCAAG GTATGAGGGGGAGTTCGCCCAGGGCAAGTTTAATGGCGTCGGAGTCTTCATTCGACATGACAACATGACATTTGAAGGGGAATTTAAAAATGGCCGAGTAGACGGTTTTG GCCTGCTGACATTCCCTGATGGTTCTCACGGAATACCCCGCAACGAAGGTCTGTTTGAGAACAACAAGCTGCTGCGGCGTGAGAAGTGCTCCGCGGTCGTGCAGCGGGCCCAGAGTGCCTCCAAGTCGGCCAGAAATCTCACTGCCTGA